The DNA segment TTCTCTTTTTGGTTATCTCCCATTGCCTATGTCTCTCTCTGCCGATCAGCCTTGGCAACAGTCGAGGGTTATCCAACTCAGTCAGCGCATTTACGACAGTTTTCAGCATTGGCTTCAGCGTCCACTCATTGAGGTTACGGGATCATCCGAGGAAATTGCCAAGGCGTTATTTGAAGCCCCTTTTGCGTTGATGGCACACGGGAATGAGGATGATCCGATCTTCAAGTACGGAAATCAAATGGCACTGGAACGGTTCGGGATGGGCTGGGACGAGTTTACCGCAATGCCCTCGCGGTATTCAGCAGAACCAATGGAGCAGGAAGAGCGTAATCAACTGCTGAAGGCAAGTCAGGAAAAGGGGTTTGTCCCGAATTTTAAAGTGGTGCGTGTGACAAAGACGGGCGATCGCTTTCTGATCGAAGATGGCATTTTGTGGAATGTGTTGGATGAAGCGGGAGTCTATTGTGGACAAGCGGCGATCTATAGCCAGTGGACACCGTTGTAGTTGAACTCTATCTCGGTTCTTTTGGAATCTCTGTGCAAAACCGGGCGTTGCTGAATACGGCTATGAATTGCCCTCATCCCCAACCCATCTCCCGCAGGAGAAGGGCGCTAAAACTCTTGTTCCCTCTCCCCAAGGAGAGGGCTAGGGTGAGGGCTGAAAAAGGCTTGAACACGAAAATCATACTTCTGTTCAGCAACGCCCAAAATCGTTATTCCTTGGACTGAAAGAGATCTAGAGCCAGAGCTTCTAACGTTTTCAGTCCTTTTAGAGATCCCCGAACCAACCGTGCTGCGGCAAGGGGACGTTGGAGAAAGCGCAGTGCGAGGACAACGGGACGGAGACTTCCATCAGGGGCGATCGCCTGTTCAATATTGGGTAAGTCATGGTGGCAATCGTCGCTAATGACCCGCAGCACCGCAAGCTGAGCATGGGGAATTGCCTGAACGAGAACCGCACTCTCCATATCGACAACGCTGGCACTGTAGCGATCGCCCAGTGTTCGCTTCTCTTGCGCAGATGTGATGACGCGATCGCTCGTCACGCCAGTAGCCACTGAGAGGCTAGAACATCGTTGCAGAATCGTTTGAGTCAGGATAGAGTCACAGAACGTACATTCAGGGCTCTCAGGATTTAAGAGATTCCAGACCCGATCGATCAGCACACCTCTACCGATCTCGCATTCAGGCGAGAGACTGCCCCCCAATCCCATAAGCAGCATCGTCTTAGCTGTTTGCCACGGTTGATGTTTCTCCGTTTCCAAAAACTGTTTTAGCGCCTCTGGCCCTGCGGGAATCGCAATCAGTTGCGGTTTTTTGATCTCAACCCGTTTCAAAGCCCGCTGAACGGCCTGAAATTCTGCGCCTACGGGAACTAGGATTACTTGAATATCTATTGCGATCGCCCTCTCTACTCTACACGCGAAATGTCGTGGTTAGCAGGGGTTCGGTAGTCGTATTCCACCTGACCATAATTCAACTTGAGAACGTGATCCGCAATATGGAAGTAGTGCTCATCGTGACTAATCACGAAAATGGCTTTGCCCTGAGCTTTGAGATCCAGCAAAAAGCGGGTGTAGAATAGATGCTTAAAAGATGGATCTTGATCCGCCGCCCACTCATCAAAGAGATAAATAGGACGATTATCGAGATAGGCACTAAGCAGCGTTAGGCGTTTTCGCTGACCTTGGGAAAGGGCGATCGTTGAAAACCGTCCTTCTTCGATCGTGACTTTTTGATCAAGCTGCAAGTCATGAAGATAGCCCTTGGCCTTCTCATAGTCGGCGCTAGTGTCGAAGCCCAAAAGACGCTCAAAGAGATAGAAATCTGAGAATACTGCTGCAAAGTGCTGTCGATACCAGCCTCGGTTTTCATCGGTGAGCAAGCGACCATTGAGCCAAATTTCCCCCGATTGAGGCGTATAAAGTCCAGTCAACACCTTTGCCAAGGTAGACTTTCCACTTCCGTTTCCACCAATGATGAAGGTTAATTCTCCCGGATAGACGGTCAAATCTACTGGCCCCAGGGTAAATTCATGTTCTCCCTGATCGGTTCGGTAAGTATGGGTAACGCCCTTGAGTTCTAGTCGTTGCAGTCCATCGCTAGGCGACAATGGTACGTCTATCCCATCGGTGGAGATCAGACTCAAACTTAGAGTTTGAATCTTGTCGTAAGCAATGCTGGCACGACTGAGAATGGGTAACTTACTGACTAAGCCATCCAGAGGGCCGAGTAAATAGGTAAAGGTCAGCACATAGCCAAAGCGCGTTTCAGGACTGATACCAATCCAGTTCGGCAGGGCAAAAAGGACTAAGCCGACCGCAAAAAAATAGATGAATTTTCCCCAACTATCCAGCACGGCAAAGAGGCTTAAGCCTTGGCTGGTGTTTCGTTTCACGCTGAGGGCGGTCGGCTGTAAATCTACGTTCCAAAAATCCCGTTGTCCTTGACTGTGGAGCTTGAGTTCTTTGATGCCATCAATCAAGCTCCGAAAATGTTGAAAGAGGCGATCTTGTTGATCCCGTGCCACTGCCAGCAATGCTCGTCCTCTTACCAAGAACCAGTGACAGCTAAGCGAGGCCACCAGCGTAATCAGCAACACCAGAATCAACACCTGCCAGGATAGCCAAGAGATGTACACCATACATCCAGCGGCACTCGCAATATTAATGACAAGGAGGGGCACGACACCCGCCGCCGCCGCCACGGTTTGCACATCCTCCGTCAAAATAGCAAACAGTCGGGGCAATCCCAGCGTTTCCAAGGGTTTGAGTTCGGTGGCTAAGATTTGGTGACTGAGTTGGAGTTGCAGTTCAAACACGGCCTCTTGGGAAAAGCGCACCAGCAAAATTCGCGACACCATGGCGGTGGTT comes from the Synechococcales cyanobacterium T60_A2020_003 genome and includes:
- a CDS encoding MEKHLA domain-containing protein, with the protein product MSLSADQPWQQSRVIQLSQRIYDSFQHWLQRPLIEVTGSSEEIAKALFEAPFALMAHGNEDDPIFKYGNQMALERFGMGWDEFTAMPSRYSAEPMEQEERNQLLKASQEKGFVPNFKVVRVTKTGDRFLIEDGILWNVLDEAGVYCGQAAIYSQWTPL
- a CDS encoding phosphorylase, whose product is MKRVEIKKPQLIAIPAGPEALKQFLETEKHQPWQTAKTMLLMGLGGSLSPECEIGRGVLIDRVWNLLNPESPECTFCDSILTQTILQRCSSLSVATGVTSDRVITSAQEKRTLGDRYSASVVDMESAVLVQAIPHAQLAVLRVISDDCHHDLPNIEQAIAPDGSLRPVVLALRFLQRPLAAARLVRGSLKGLKTLEALALDLFQSKE
- a CDS encoding cyclic peptide export ABC transporter is translated as MNLIIFLMRSSWQAIAIALTTGIVSGVCSAGLIALISYLMVQDVPPTGVIVGAFVGLGAVALTTAMVSRILLVRFSQEAVFELQLQLSHQILATELKPLETLGLPRLFAILTEDVQTVAAAAGVVPLLVINIASAAGCMVYISWLSWQVLILVLLITLVASLSCHWFLVRGRALLAVARDQQDRLFQHFRSLIDGIKELKLHSQGQRDFWNVDLQPTALSVKRNTSQGLSLFAVLDSWGKFIYFFAVGLVLFALPNWIGISPETRFGYVLTFTYLLGPLDGLVSKLPILSRASIAYDKIQTLSLSLISTDGIDVPLSPSDGLQRLELKGVTHTYRTDQGEHEFTLGPVDLTVYPGELTFIIGGNGSGKSTLAKVLTGLYTPQSGEIWLNGRLLTDENRGWYRQHFAAVFSDFYLFERLLGFDTSADYEKAKGYLHDLQLDQKVTIEEGRFSTIALSQGQRKRLTLLSAYLDNRPIYLFDEWAADQDPSFKHLFYTRFLLDLKAQGKAIFVISHDEHYFHIADHVLKLNYGQVEYDYRTPANHDISRVE